Within the Naumovozyma castellii chromosome 1, complete genome genome, the region aaattattcGATTTCTACCAATTCCTGAAGTTCTTCATCCTGATCAACCGTTATATCTCTTGGAACACCAGGCAGGAACAGCATCAGGTAGGCGGTTCCAGTCACGATGACACCGGTAAACAGCCACATTATACCAGCACTTGGTCTTCTTGACaatctttggaaaaattcaataactttGTTATTAACAAAAAAAGACATCGTTCTTTGAAGTTGCTACTACTGAATGTGATTTATGGAATCGCTATTTTCCTATGGGTGTCAACCTTCAGTGAAAGGTGAAgttgttattgttttaTATCACTATATATAGAATAAGGTATGTaaagttattgaataaaaGTAAGGAAACAATGAATGACCTGGTACCCTTAAATTGCATACATCCGTACCCAGACAAAACACAGTGGATATCCAAGGAAATTGAATAGGTTTTGCCCCTAAATGTTTTTCAACATAGACCCTGACTACAATAGAGTGGCCATACTTGCGTAATACACCAATAAATTAAACACTTTCTATTGGACTTGTTACTAATAATGAAGCATTTTTTTATAGTTAACATTGCATTATTACATTGGGGGTAGGGTACCCGGCACAGCCCAGTAAATTTACTTTTAACGTGATACCGTGGACAAAAAAACAGCATTTTGAAGATCTATACAAAACGACGAGCTACAAGAACTGAGTGAGAGTCGGCGAAGTGGaacaatgaatttattcaGAATATTTGGTATGTTCTTGAACTAACATTAAGACTATGGTGCAGAACTTTTTTTCTTAgaacaaaatttaatttactAACATTAATGATCAAACTTGTTGTCCCCTTGGAACGACGACAATTGCATTATTCTCATTAGGTGATCTTTCACATTTGGCAAgtatattaattttaatcCGTACTATCCAAACTACGGACACCATTGATGGtatatctttcaaaacTCAAGGACTCTACGTTCTTATTTTCCTCACCAGATACCTTGACCTCTTAACTTTCTCATATGTTTCGTTTTACAACACAATCATGAAGTTATTCTTTATTGGTTCCTCGTTATATATTGTCATCCTACTACAAAGATCCAGAAAGACGAAACCAATCGCCTATAAGGAAATGATAATGGCGGATACTTTTAAAGTACAATATTTATTAGGTGGCAGTTTGGTTATGGCTTTGTTGTTCAACTATAAATTCTCTCTATTGGAAATCCTTTGGAGTTTTTCAGTTTGGTTGGAAAGTGTTGCTATATTACCTCAATTGTTTATGCTTTCCAAGAGTGGTAAGGCTAAGAGTTTAACCATTCACTACATCTTCGCATTGGGACTTTATAGAACTTTATACATTCCTAATTGGTTTTGGAGATATTGGGTCGAGggtaaatttgataaattggcAGTTGTGACTGGGATTGTGCAAACCTTAGTTTACTCAGATTTCTTCTATGTTTACTATAAGAAGGTTCTTACAGGTGGTGGATTGGGATTACCACAATGAGGTACTTCCATAATGGCTAGAtacatttttctttaagatAGTAAAAAAGACTATGTACATATAGATATTTTGCAAGTGAATGGATTGTTTCTTTGCGTAAATTATGTCATTATAGCTTTTGATTACTAACAAGTTAAATATACCTGCGATAATAATAAACCCAGTAAAATTTCGACGTTATTACTACTTATATAGAGTATATCTAtctttaattcatcatttttattcttttatgCTCTTAATCTCTCTTCAATTCAAAGAACTCCTTCCTTACACCATCCTTGGTGACAATTAAAATTTCTAACCCATCACCAACATGAATATGTCTTTCAGTGGCTGAAGTAAATGCATCCCTTACCAGTTTGAtagcttcttcaattgtcAAGTATTTTAGTGGTCTCTTTACTTTCCCATCTGTACCTGGTTCATATtgatttttaaaattgacTTGATTATCTAGGAATGGCATAATTAATGATGCAGCAGCTCCACCTGCTCTACATTGTTCTCTTTCATATGAACCGACTGGATCGAATGAATATACGGCACCTTtaccttcttcatctaaGCCAGCAATAATTGTATGAACGTAATATGGGAAAAATCTCTTACCATACAGTAAATGTTGGATATTTCTTGCAGCTGAACTCATTGCCAATTTTTTATCGTTATGATCGAAATGATACCATTTTAAACtatttttgaatctttttACTAGTGCTTCACCATCAGCAGCAAAACCATTAGCTGATATCACGATATTGTCCCCACAATCGAAAACTTTTGGTTCATAACGAGAATTAATGGAATAATCTGTCGTATGTCTAGTATCACCTGCCAACACAGCGAAATCCTCACCTGCAATACCCAAAATGGTACCACCATTATCAGAGTAAGGATTGAATTGATGTTCAATTGGGGTATTTCTCACTTCCGAGGAGTATTCTGACGCAATTGTAGCCATTTTGGAGGGATTTAGATTAGATGAttgttatatattttccaCGAGCAAGTATGAATATAGCTCTTTTCGCAGGTTGTCTTCCTTATAAGTATCATACCTATAAAACATGATTTTTGCCACCCTTCCCTTGTCTTTCAGATTTCGGAGGGTGCCGTTCGAAGCGATCTTTCcagaaaattaaaaaggTTTCTTTAATGCCTGCGAAGTTGAGATAGAAACAAGCGTTAGTATATAACGTAAACGTCAAGGGGAACAGGAAACTTGGAACTCAATTGATGCTAATAGGCTCTCCAATGCCCCTGATGAAGGGAAGTAGCAACCGCTTCTTCTAGAAGGTGTGACAGACGCCTTGAATCAGTTTTCTGAACGCACGTACATACCTACAAACGTACCTCCTGGGTTGTCTGCgcatttatttaatttacGTAACTAGAGTTAAATTAGCATTTAATAGTTTCGGTAATGCCCGTCGGCTTTAGATAAAGAGGCCAAGAAGATCCCCTCAAATCTGTCTTTTGTCccaaagaaaatggaaaaagCCGTgctgaaaagaaagaaaagtgTCAAAATTTCCTGAACGGCTTGGCCCGCAACGAAGAAACCGCCGCAGGGAATGGGATGTTATATAATTCTTGGCCCTACAAGAACAACGACATTTCCTCGAGGGAATGTGGCAAATGTCTTGACATTCTGCTCTTTGTAAGGTTTTCGCCAACGGtgaaaattttttctattcttcttctgcaTTATAGTAGAGAAGGAACCATAATTATATTGGGAGGTTACAGTGGTGATGAGGATGTCGATTTGAAGTAATAAGTATATTAACCAGGAGAACTATTTCATATATTAATAACTGAAAGGTTAATCATTGTTCAATCGGTTGCTTCTAACAGGCCCAAGTAATCATTGAGTGTCATGCCATCCTCTATAATGACATCGGAAAGAGAGTACATTCCTACTACGCAATctgatgatttgaaaaataacgAAAAAGTCAATGTTTCACTACATCAAGTATCTACCGAACTATCCAATTCAGATTATGATAGTTCTACAAACAATTTAACATGGTTGCAAAAAATTGTTCGATTTCTAGAAGTGAAACAAGAAGATTCcacaaatgaaaaatcaagGTCAATTGTGGAAACATTTTTATACAATGATGACTTAAGACCAGtggaaaaggaaagaagGACTTGGTCATGGAAACAGTATGTTTACTTCTGGGTCGCTGGTGCCTTTAATGTTAATACATGGCAAATTTCTGCTACGGGGCTACAATTAGGTTTAAATTATTGGCAAACATGGATTTGTGTTTGGGTTGGGTACACTTTTGTTTCCGTTTTTTTAGTATTAGGTTCTCGTGTGGGTAATATATACCATATTGCGTTCCCGATTTCATCCAGGATTGCCTTTGGTACATATTTTTCCGTTTGGATTATTCTTAATAGAGTGGTTATGGCATGTGTTTGGATGAGTACGTTATCTTATCTTGGTGGTGTTTGTGTTCAATTAATGTTAAAATCCatatttggtaataatttaaatacaAGGATACATGATACCATTTCTGATAAGAATTTAaccaattttgaatttttatcatttatGTTATTTTGGATTGTATTTTTGCCCTTCCTTTGGGTTCCACCTCATAAATTACGTTATGTTTTTGCTGTTAAATCTGCCATTACACCCTTTGCAGCCTTTGGGTTTTTAATTTGGACTTTATGTAAGGCAAAGGGTCATTTAGCCTTGGGATCATTAAGTGACAGTAATACAACTACCATAAGCAAAGCCACTCTAGCATGGTCTGTCATTAGATCAATTATGAGTGCTCTTGACAATTTTTCCACATTAATCTTGAATGCACCGGATTTTGCACGTTTTGGTAAGAGTTCCAAATCATCAGTTTATTCTCAATTAATTGCCATCCCGATTCTTTATGCTGTCATTTCACTCATTGGTATTCTTTCTGCATCT harbors:
- the MIN6 gene encoding Min6p (ancestral locus Anc_7.478), with amino-acid sequence MSFFVNNKVIEFFQRLSRRPSAGIMWLFTGVIVTGTAYLMLFLPGVPRDITVDQDEELQELVEIE
- the ERD2 gene encoding Erd2p (ancestral locus Anc_7.479), whose protein sequence is MNLFRIFGDLSHLASILILIRTIQTTDTIDGISFKTQGLYVLIFLTRYLDLLTFSYVSFYNTIMKLFFIGSSLYIVILLQRSRKTKPIAYKEMIMADTFKVQYLLGGSLVMALLFNYKFSLLEILWSFSVWLESVAILPQLFMLSKSGKAKSLTIHYIFALGLYRTLYIPNWFWRYWVEGKFDKLAVVTGIVQTLVYSDFFYVYYKKVLTGGGLGLPQ
- the PRE7 gene encoding proteasome core particle subunit beta 6 (ancestral locus Anc_7.480), which codes for MATIASEYSSEVRNTPIEHQFNPYSDNGGTILGIAGEDFAVLAGDTRHTTDYSINSRYEPKVFDCGDNIVISANGFAADGEALVKRFKNSLKWYHFDHNDKKLAMSSAARNIQHLLYGKRFFPYYVHTIIAGLDEEGKGAVYSFDPVGSYEREQCRAGGAAASLIMPFLDNQVNFKNQYEPGTDGKVKRPLKYLTIEEAIKLVRDAFTSATERHIHVGDGLEILIVTKDGVRKEFFELKRD
- the FUI1 gene encoding uridine permease (ancestral locus Anc_7.481), encoding MPSSIMTSEREYIPTTQSDDLKNNEKVNVSLHQVSTELSNSDYDSSTNNLTWLQKIVRFLEVKQEDSTNEKSRSIVETFLYNDDLRPVEKERRTWSWKQYVYFWVAGAFNVNTWQISATGLQLGLNYWQTWICVWVGYTFVSVFLVLGSRVGNIYHIAFPISSRIAFGTYFSVWIILNRVVMACVWMSTLSYLGGVCVQLMLKSIFGNNLNTRIHDTISDKNLTNFEFLSFMLFWIVFLPFLWVPPHKLRYVFAVKSAITPFAAFGFLIWTLCKAKGHLALGSLSDSNTTTISKATLAWSVIRSIMSALDNFSTLILNAPDFARFGKSSKSSVYSQLIAIPILYAVISLIGILSASAAYTIYGVNYWSPLDILSRYLDHYTSGNRAGVFLISFAFAFDQLGANLSGNAIPAGTDMTALLPKFINIRRGAYICTCISLAICPWDLMSSSSTFTTALSAYAVFLSAIAGVIFADYFIVRKGYINIYHCYSNKPGSYYMYNKWGTNWRAVVAYLFGIAPNFAGFLGSVNVVVPMGAMKVYYLNYFIGYLVAAITYVVLVYFWPIDGVPEGSKLFDFTNWVGHEEWVEVEEFGLQRAAFEMYGEVELKERQLDSLEEGVN